The following are encoded together in the Syngnathus typhle isolate RoL2023-S1 ecotype Sweden linkage group LG5, RoL_Styp_1.0, whole genome shotgun sequence genome:
- the LOC133153688 gene encoding leukocyte surface antigen CD53-like → MTHRCLKCLKYTMCVANFLCFMSGVAVMGFGVFLMVNFKLTALTPSLAKFNIANMLLISGIIIACVSFLGFLGALKENRCLLLTFFLLLFFLLLVELIAACLLLLYEQTISEWVERDLNNGLKEANGSHADKFHSEWDLVQKMFDCCGVHNVSDWGVNVPDSCCLQDCADLQDRQYRPMGCLDKMRSWFEENFLTAGISVIVLCIIEVLGMCFAMTLFCHISRSGLGYKF, encoded by the exons ATGACCCACAGATGCCTCAAGTGTTTAAAGTACACCATGTGTGTCGCCaactttctttgtttt ATGTCAGGCGTGGCAGTGATGGGCTTCGGCGTGTTCTTGATGGTGAACTTCAAACTGACGGCACTCACACCTTCCTTGGCCAAGTTTAATATAGCCAACATGTTGCTGATCAGTGGCATCATCATCGCCTGTGTTTCCTTCCTGGGCTTCCTGGGAGCTCTGAAGGAGAACCGCTGCCTCCTACTGAcg TTCTTCTTGTTGCTCTTCTTCCTGCTCCTAGTGGAGCTGATTGCTGCGTGTTTGCTTCTCCTCTACGAACAAACT ATTTCCGAATGGGTGGAGCGTGATTTGAACAACGGATTGAAGGAAGCAAATGGAAGTCATGCAGATAAGTTCCACAGTGAATGGGATTTGGTTCAAAAAATG TTTGATTGTTGTGGGGTGCACAACGTGTCAGACTGGGGAGTTAATGTACCTGATTCCTGTTGCCTTCAAGACTGCGCTGATTTACAAGACCGACAGTACAGACCAATG GGTTGTTTGGACAAGATGAGGAGCTGGTTTGAAGAGAATTTTCTAACCGCTGGGATTTCTGTAATTGTCCTCTGCATTATTGAG GTCTTAGGGATGTGTTTTGCAATGACACTCTTCTGCCACATCAGCAGGTCTGGCCTGGGCTACAAGTTTTAA